One Kineococcus aurantiacus genomic window carries:
- the tsf gene encoding translation elongation factor Ts, with translation MAAYTAADVKALREKTGAGMLDCKNALVETEGDVEKAIELLRIKGQKGVAKRADRDASNGLVAVHVDGGLGVMVQVNCETDFVAKSEGFVTLAQQVLDQAVAVGATDSASLLASEIDGKTVQAVLDEANATMGEKILVPNVARIEGKHVSAYLHRTATDLPPTIGVLVALDVDNDALGKDIAMHTAAMSPTYLTRDEVPAEKVESERRIAEETAREEKKPEAALPKIIEGRVNSFFKDNVLLEQPFAKDQKVTITKLLADAGAQVTAFARFRAGV, from the coding sequence GTGGCTGCGTACACCGCCGCTGACGTCAAGGCGCTGCGCGAGAAGACCGGCGCCGGCATGCTCGACTGCAAGAACGCGCTCGTGGAGACCGAGGGCGACGTCGAGAAGGCCATCGAGCTGCTCCGCATCAAGGGTCAGAAGGGCGTCGCCAAGCGCGCCGACCGCGACGCGTCCAACGGCCTCGTGGCCGTGCACGTCGACGGTGGCCTCGGTGTCATGGTCCAGGTCAACTGCGAGACCGACTTCGTCGCCAAGTCCGAGGGCTTCGTCACCCTGGCCCAGCAGGTCCTCGACCAGGCCGTGGCCGTCGGCGCCACCGACTCCGCCTCGCTGCTCGCCTCCGAGATCGACGGCAAGACCGTGCAGGCCGTCCTCGACGAGGCCAACGCCACCATGGGCGAGAAGATCCTCGTCCCCAACGTCGCGCGCATCGAGGGCAAGCACGTCTCGGCGTACCTGCACCGCACCGCCACCGACCTGCCGCCGACCATCGGCGTCCTCGTGGCCCTGGACGTCGACAACGACGCCCTCGGCAAGGACATCGCGATGCACACCGCGGCGATGAGCCCGACCTACCTCACCCGCGACGAGGTGCCGGCCGAGAAGGTCGAGTCCGAGCGCCGCATCGCCGAGGAGACCGCGCGCGAGGAGAAGAAGCCCGAGGCCGCGCTGCCCAAGATCATCGAGGGTCGCGTCAACTCCTTCTTCAAGGACAACGTGCTGCTCGAGCAGCCGTTCGCCAAGGACCAGAAGGTGACCATCACCAAGCTGCTGGCCGACGCCGGCGCGCAGGTCACCGCCTTCGCCCGCTTCCGGGCCGGCGTCTGA
- a CDS encoding pyridoxal phosphate-dependent aminotransferase yields the protein MSTGLDRTASPARPAPGPVSRLRRFGPTVFAEMSALAQRTGAVNLGQGFPDADGPATLLDDAVAAIRSGHNQYPPGVGVPALLDAVAEHQRRFYGLDLDPGSQVLVTAGATEAVAAGVLALCEAGDEVVVLEPAYDSYPAVIALAGAVQRSVPLLPGPDGFALDRQALRAAFSERTRLVLLNTPHNPTGTVLGADDLAAVAALAVEFDAVVVTDEVYEHLVFDGRAHTPVATLPGMAERTLTVSSAGKTFSVTGWKVGWVSGPAPLVAAVRTVKQFLTYVNAGPFQPAVASALALPDEFYTGLAADLQRRRDLLVEGLRAAGFAVAVPAGTYFAVADPRPLGFADGTDLCRRLPELAGVVGVPVSAFCDPGSAAAQACAPLVRFTFCKSDAVLHSAVERLQVLQSR from the coding sequence GTGAGCACTGGTCTCGACCGCACCGCGTCCCCCGCCCGCCCGGCACCGGGACCGGTGTCCCGGCTGCGGCGCTTCGGGCCCACCGTCTTCGCGGAGATGTCGGCCCTGGCCCAGCGCACGGGGGCGGTCAACCTGGGCCAGGGCTTCCCCGACGCGGACGGGCCGGCGACGCTGCTGGACGACGCCGTCGCGGCGATCCGCTCGGGGCACAACCAGTACCCGCCCGGCGTGGGGGTGCCCGCCCTCCTCGACGCCGTCGCCGAGCACCAGCGGCGCTTCTACGGCCTCGACCTGGACCCCGGCTCCCAGGTGCTCGTGACCGCCGGGGCCACCGAGGCGGTCGCCGCGGGCGTCCTGGCGCTGTGCGAGGCCGGCGACGAGGTCGTCGTCCTCGAACCGGCCTACGACTCCTACCCGGCGGTCATCGCCCTCGCCGGGGCCGTGCAGCGGTCGGTGCCCCTGCTGCCGGGTCCCGACGGGTTCGCCCTGGACCGGCAGGCCCTGCGGGCGGCGTTCTCCGAGCGCACCCGGCTCGTGCTGCTGAACACCCCGCACAACCCCACCGGGACGGTCCTGGGCGCCGACGACCTGGCCGCCGTCGCCGCGCTGGCCGTGGAGTTCGACGCCGTGGTCGTCACCGACGAGGTCTACGAGCACCTCGTCTTCGACGGCCGCGCGCACACCCCGGTGGCGACGCTGCCGGGGATGGCCGAGCGCACCCTGACGGTCTCCTCGGCGGGCAAGACGTTCTCGGTGACCGGCTGGAAGGTCGGCTGGGTCAGCGGCCCGGCGCCGCTGGTCGCGGCGGTGCGGACCGTCAAGCAGTTCCTCACCTACGTCAACGCCGGGCCGTTCCAGCCGGCCGTGGCGAGCGCGCTGGCCCTGCCCGACGAGTTCTACACCGGCCTGGCGGCCGACCTGCAGCGCCGCCGGGACCTGCTCGTGGAGGGCCTGCGCGCGGCGGGCTTCGCCGTGGCCGTCCCGGCCGGGACGTACTTCGCGGTGGCCGACCCGCGGCCGCTGGGCTTCGCCGACGGCACCGACCTGTGCCGCCGGCTGCCCGAGCTGGCCGGGGTGGTGGGGGTGCCCGTCTCGGCGTTCTGCGACCCCGGCTCCGCCGCGGCGCAGGCCTGCGCACCGCTGGTGCGGTTCACCTTCTGCAAGTCCGACGCCGTCCTGCACTCCGCGGTCGAGCGGCTGCAGGTGCTGCAGTCGCGCTGA
- the rpsB gene encoding 30S ribosomal protein S2 has product MAVVTMRQLLESGVHFGHQTRRWNPKMKRFLFTERNGIYIIDLQQSLSFIDRAYDFVKETVAHGGTILFIGTKKQAQESIAEQARRVGMPYVNQRWLGGMLTNFSTVSKRISRLRELEEVDFDDVAGSGLTKKELLVLRREKEKLEKTLGGLRDMAKVPSAVWIVDTNKEHLAVDEAKKLNIPVVAILDSNCDPDDVDYRIPGNDDAIRSVTLLTRVIADAVADGLQVRHGGKSGTDAEPLAAWEQDLLAGNEGEQTGGSESVATAEGSTAPEVAAAEAAEGQPAEVAAEGEPAEAAAQA; this is encoded by the coding sequence ATGGCCGTCGTGACGATGCGCCAGCTGCTCGAGTCCGGTGTGCACTTCGGCCACCAGACCCGCCGCTGGAACCCGAAGATGAAGCGCTTCCTGTTCACCGAGCGCAACGGCATCTACATCATCGACCTGCAGCAGTCGCTGTCGTTCATCGACCGCGCCTACGACTTCGTCAAGGAGACCGTCGCCCACGGCGGCACCATCCTGTTCATCGGGACGAAGAAGCAGGCTCAGGAGTCCATCGCCGAGCAGGCCCGCCGCGTGGGCATGCCCTACGTCAACCAGCGCTGGCTCGGCGGCATGCTGACCAACTTCTCCACCGTCTCCAAGCGGATCTCGCGCCTGCGCGAGCTCGAGGAGGTCGACTTCGACGACGTGGCCGGTTCCGGCCTCACGAAGAAGGAGCTCCTCGTCCTGCGCCGCGAGAAGGAGAAGCTGGAGAAGACCCTCGGTGGTCTGCGCGACATGGCGAAGGTCCCCTCCGCCGTGTGGATCGTGGACACCAACAAGGAGCACCTGGCCGTCGACGAGGCCAAGAAGCTGAACATCCCCGTCGTCGCGATCCTCGACTCCAACTGCGACCCGGACGACGTCGACTACCGGATCCCCGGCAACGACGACGCGATCCGCTCCGTCACGCTGCTGACGCGGGTCATCGCCGACGCCGTCGCCGACGGCCTGCAGGTCCGCCACGGCGGCAAGTCGGGCACCGACGCCGAGCCCCTGGCCGCCTGGGAGCAGGACCTGCTCGCCGGCAACGAGGGTGAGCAGACCGGTGGCTCCGAGTCCGTCGCGACCGCCGAGGGCTCCACCGCCCCCGAGGTCGCCGCGGCCGAGGCCGCCGAGGGTCAGCCGGCCGAGGTCGCCGCCGAGGGCGAGCCGGCCGAAGCCGCCGCCCAGGCCTGA
- a CDS encoding TraR/DksA family transcriptional regulator — protein sequence MPSPQPHPQPRPGPELRAALEAERAEALVRVAGLERELASALEAAAEGTADDEHDPEGSTTAFERAQVAAVLEQVRGRLVALDDALARFDDPGFGVCTRCGRPIAADRLAARPWATTCVGCAAR from the coding sequence ATGCCGTCCCCGCAGCCGCACCCGCAGCCGCGACCGGGGCCGGAGCTGCGGGCCGCGCTGGAGGCCGAGCGGGCCGAGGCGCTGGTGCGCGTGGCGGGCCTGGAGCGCGAGCTGGCCAGCGCGCTGGAGGCCGCGGCCGAGGGCACCGCCGACGACGAGCACGACCCGGAGGGCTCGACCACGGCCTTCGAGCGGGCGCAGGTGGCGGCCGTCCTGGAGCAGGTGCGCGGGCGGCTGGTCGCCCTGGACGACGCGCTGGCCCGGTTCGACGACCCCGGTTTCGGGGTGTGCACCCGGTGCGGGCGGCCCATCGCGGCGGACCGGCTGGCGGCGCGGCCGTGGGCCACGACGTGCGTGGGGTGCGCCGCGCGCTGA